The following coding sequences are from one Anser cygnoides isolate HZ-2024a breed goose chromosome 10, Taihu_goose_T2T_genome, whole genome shotgun sequence window:
- the MDFIC2 gene encoding LOW QUALITY PROTEIN: myoD family inhibitor domain-containing protein 2 (The sequence of the model RefSeq protein was modified relative to this genomic sequence to represent the inferred CDS: inserted 1 base in 1 codon), with the protein YIQWLVVISVLNHVYLXVCLCNIVLFFHQDSCTSSLTLPVLPRVTLSSENCPDNQLINEKHTDEKPVKNIVMSTVAEFSITDASSKETKNEKKLSNASRSSIASLEKCREFTYIEDDASVRQRDSDDECATLILACLFCQFWDFLIMLPDTCEHWLTDTCCPSNRYYQTSNEDHTNNDCNCDCDIDCSLFESCHETGECLELAMEISEVCYR; encoded by the exons tacaTTCAATGGCTGGTGGTGATTTCTGTGCTGAACCATGTTTATT CAGTGTGCCTCTGTAatattgtgttgtttttccacCAAGACAGCTGTACCAGCTCCCTGActctcccagtgctccccaggGTGACGCTGAGCAGCGAGAACTGCCCAG ATAACCAGCTTATAAATGAAAAGCATACAGATGAAAAGCCTGTGAAAAATATTGTTATGAGTACTGTCGCAGAATTCAGCATCACAGATGCTTCATCAAAGGAAAccaaaaatgagaagaaattgtCAAATGCAAGCAGATCATCCATTGCTTCCCTGGAGAAATGCAGAGAGTTCACCTACATCGAAGATGATGCATCAGTACGTCAGAGAGACAGTGATG aTGAATGCGCAACACTTATCCTGGCCTGCTTGTTCTGCCAGTTTTGGGACTTTCTTATAATGCTGCCTGATACCTGTGAACATTGGCTGACAGATACCTGTTGTCCATCCAATAGATACTACCAGACTTCCAACGAAGACCACACCAACAACGACTGCAACTGTGACTGTGACATTGATTGCAGCCTTTTTGAGTCCTGCCATGAGACTGGTGAATGCCTGGAACTTGCCATGGAGATTTCTGAAGTTTGCTATCGTTAA